One stretch of Williamwhitmania sp. DNA includes these proteins:
- a CDS encoding carboxypeptidase-like regulatory domain-containing protein has protein sequence MKSILRFIGIVVLGVSIGATNLAAQTLSGVVIDEHGDPAIGASVYLDGTSIGCSADAYGHYSLTVKEPVNTNLVVSMVGYQTVVLANPFQHPVQKIVLQPTTVEIKALVVTGDGFSRKQKLRIFRRQLLGNTQAGRRCRILNEEVVTFSYSKRDKLLEAMASKPLVIFNPYLGYKVTFDMVEFQVKFSDNTLLNNSMSGSYFLGTIFFKDDKEPNGKEEIHRANCYDGSALDFFRAMRDHTWKQRQFELISGGSLISPDSCFTVSDSAEYKKVTVLKRKLRGLVLSGNPLTNSTINLGIVYRRREQSFVVFRTKTFYLDSYGNNSEPSKISFGGELGAKRLGDMLPLDYVKHPKATVKH, from the coding sequence ATGAAAAGCATTCTTCGATTTATTGGTATAGTAGTTTTAGGTGTCAGCATAGGCGCAACCAACCTTGCCGCCCAAACACTTAGCGGTGTAGTTATAGATGAGCATGGCGATCCGGCCATTGGTGCCTCCGTTTACCTCGATGGAACCTCCATTGGCTGCAGTGCCGATGCCTATGGACATTACTCCCTAACGGTTAAGGAGCCAGTAAATACAAATCTGGTGGTGAGCATGGTTGGCTACCAAACGGTGGTATTGGCGAACCCTTTTCAGCATCCCGTTCAGAAAATAGTGCTGCAGCCCACTACTGTAGAAATTAAGGCATTGGTAGTTACCGGCGATGGATTCAGCCGAAAGCAAAAGCTTAGGATATTTCGCCGCCAGCTGCTGGGGAATACCCAAGCTGGGAGACGCTGTCGTATTTTAAATGAGGAGGTAGTTACCTTTAGCTATAGCAAGCGCGATAAGTTGCTTGAGGCCATGGCGAGCAAACCCCTCGTAATTTTTAATCCATACCTCGGATATAAAGTTACTTTTGACATGGTTGAATTCCAAGTAAAATTTAGCGATAATACGCTGTTGAATAATAGCATGAGTGGTTCATATTTTCTTGGAACCATCTTTTTTAAAGATGATAAAGAACCAAATGGGAAGGAGGAAATTCATCGAGCAAATTGCTATGATGGCTCAGCACTCGATTTTTTTCGTGCTATGCGCGATCATACTTGGAAGCAGCGGCAGTTTGAGCTCATTTCGGGTGGCTCATTAATCTCGCCCGACAGCTGTTTCACGGTTAGTGATTCGGCTGAATATAAAAAGGTCACAGTTCTTAAGAGAAAACTAAGAGGCTTGGTGTTAAGTGGCAATCCTCTAACAAATTCTACAATAAACCTAGGGATTGTTTATCGAAGAAGGGAGCAGTCGTTTGTGGTATTTAGAACCAAAACCTTTTACCTCGACAGCTACGGCAACAACTCAGAGCCAAGCAAGATTTCATTTGGCGGCGAGCTTGGTGCAAAACGGCTAGGTGATATGCTTCCCCTCGACTATGTGAAGCATCCCAAGGCTACGGTAAAACATTAG